A region from the Nocardioides coralli genome encodes:
- a CDS encoding choline/ethanolamine kinase family protein: MEWTSSRIEEICDQVDALRGAPRTIEPLPGGLTNHNVKVTTPDGCFVARLDQSDAALLGIERDQEAANTRAAEQSGVGAPYVDYRPDLGVLVVGFIESTTLSNESFQADGEVVGRVARACRQLHCGPRFEGDFDMFRRQAGYLELVRGRGFAHPATYTDHLDDFDRIRRSLAHHPEPTLPCNNDTLAENFLDDGERIWIIDYEYSGNNEPSFELGNIATECDLSLEQTEELTRAYYADDASVDLAAKIARVRLQSTVSRYGWALWGYIQAATSPLDFDFRAWGDDRYEKARADFADPGFDRLLEEASRA; this comes from the coding sequence ATGGAGTGGACCAGCAGCCGGATCGAGGAGATCTGCGACCAGGTGGATGCCCTGCGTGGGGCACCCCGCACCATCGAGCCGCTCCCCGGCGGCCTGACCAACCACAACGTCAAGGTCACCACGCCCGACGGCTGCTTCGTGGCCCGGCTCGACCAGAGCGACGCGGCCCTGCTCGGCATCGAGCGCGACCAGGAGGCCGCCAACACCCGGGCCGCCGAGCAGTCCGGAGTCGGCGCGCCGTACGTCGACTACCGGCCCGACCTCGGCGTGCTCGTGGTCGGCTTCATCGAGTCGACGACCCTCAGCAACGAGTCCTTCCAGGCCGACGGCGAGGTCGTCGGCCGGGTGGCACGGGCCTGCCGCCAGCTGCACTGCGGCCCGCGGTTCGAGGGCGACTTCGACATGTTCCGCCGGCAGGCCGGCTACCTCGAGCTGGTCCGCGGGCGAGGGTTCGCGCACCCGGCGACCTACACCGACCACCTCGATGACTTCGACCGCATCCGACGAAGCCTCGCGCACCACCCGGAGCCGACCCTGCCGTGCAACAACGACACGCTCGCGGAGAATTTCCTCGACGACGGCGAGCGGATCTGGATCATCGACTACGAGTACTCCGGCAACAACGAGCCGTCCTTCGAGCTCGGCAACATCGCCACGGAGTGCGACCTCAGCCTCGAGCAGACCGAGGAGCTGACGCGCGCCTACTACGCCGACGACGCGTCGGTCGACCTGGCCGCGAAGATCGCGCGGGTGCGGCTGCAGTCGACGGTCTCCCGCTACGGCTGGGCGCTGTGGGGCTACATCCAGGCCGCCACGAGCCCCCTCGACTTCGACTTCCGCGCCTGGGGCGACGACCGCTACGAGAAGGCGCGGGCCGACTTCGCCGACCCCGGGTTCGACCGGTTGCTGGAGGAGGCGAGCCGCGCATGA
- a CDS encoding DNA polymerase domain-containing protein encodes MAKTPAAMVVAGDREVRVSSPDRVIYEATDRTPAVTKLMVAEYFASVEDGLMRALRDRPTALERWTSGVRPGMKLATGPQDRDADAFYQKRVPKGAPDYLESVGITFPSGRTAEEICPTEIAVPVWCAHMGTLTFHPWPVRRADVDRPDELRIDLDPQPGTGFTDAVRVAGVARELLEELGLTGWPKTSGNRGVHVYVRIRPEWEFTDVRHAAIGFGRELARRDDQVTTAWWKEERGERIFVDFNQNCRDRTIASAYSLRPIPGAPVSTPVTWEELATLTDPADFHLFSVPDRVADGDPWAGIDDTAHDLEPLLALWREQGEVELNYPPDYPKMPGEPPRVQPSRKVAEHWDEHGNRIEDRP; translated from the coding sequence ATGGCCAAGACTCCCGCCGCGATGGTGGTCGCCGGTGACCGGGAGGTGCGCGTCAGCAGCCCGGACCGGGTGATCTACGAGGCGACGGACCGGACGCCCGCGGTGACCAAGCTGATGGTGGCCGAGTACTTCGCCTCGGTCGAGGACGGACTGATGCGGGCGCTGCGCGACCGGCCGACCGCCCTGGAGCGGTGGACCTCCGGCGTACGGCCGGGGATGAAGCTGGCCACGGGGCCGCAGGACCGCGACGCCGACGCGTTCTACCAGAAGCGGGTGCCGAAGGGCGCCCCCGACTACCTCGAGTCGGTGGGCATCACCTTCCCCTCGGGCCGCACCGCCGAGGAGATCTGCCCGACCGAGATCGCGGTGCCCGTGTGGTGCGCCCACATGGGCACGCTGACCTTCCACCCCTGGCCGGTACGCCGGGCTGACGTCGACCGGCCCGACGAGCTGCGCATCGACCTCGACCCGCAACCCGGCACCGGGTTCACGGACGCGGTCCGGGTCGCAGGCGTCGCCCGTGAGCTGCTCGAGGAGCTCGGCCTCACGGGCTGGCCGAAGACCAGCGGCAACCGCGGGGTGCACGTCTACGTGCGGATCCGGCCCGAGTGGGAGTTCACCGACGTGCGGCACGCCGCGATCGGGTTCGGGCGCGAGCTCGCGCGCCGCGACGACCAGGTCACCACGGCGTGGTGGAAGGAGGAGCGCGGGGAGCGGATCTTCGTCGACTTCAACCAGAACTGCCGCGACCGGACCATCGCCTCGGCGTACTCGCTGCGGCCGATCCCCGGCGCCCCGGTCTCCACGCCGGTGACCTGGGAGGAGCTGGCGACGCTGACCGACCCGGCGGACTTCCACCTGTTCTCGGTGCCCGACCGGGTGGCCGACGGCGACCCCTGGGCCGGCATCGACGACACCGCCCACGACCTCGAGCCGCTGCTGGCGCTATGGCGTGAGCAGGGCGAGGTCGAGCTCAACTACCCGCCCGACTACCCCAAGATGCCCGGCGAACCGCCTCGGGTGCAGCCGAGCCGCAAGGTCGCCGAGCACTGGGACGAGCACGGCAACCGGATCGAGGACCGACCGTGA
- a CDS encoding fatty acid desaturase family protein yields the protein MAISDVKEYTHLTEEEVEQIGRELDAIRAEIEESRGAADAAYINRLITVQRGLAAAGRVALFASNRTSARTLGISLLALAKILENMEIGHNVMHGQWDWMNDPEIHSSTWEWDTAQPAEQWKHSHNYVHHQFTNVLGYDNDIGYGILRMAREQKWHPANLGQPLYNAMLATAFEWGVALHDLDIERIRKGEKDPQEMKRQLRQIVRKGRNQILKDYVVYPALAGRHWRSTLTANLTANVIRNLWSYVIIFCGHFPDGALHFTEDEIEDETRSEWYLRQILGAANFRGGPLLHILSGNLGFQIEHHLYPDLPSNRYAEISERVRALCEKYDIPYTTGPLHVQYCQALRTIVKLSVPNDWTSTDQPDPPSPARERRRKSDAERPPRRRELGGWSRSPRQRGAA from the coding sequence ATGGCCATCTCGGACGTGAAGGAGTACACCCACCTGACCGAGGAGGAGGTGGAGCAGATCGGTCGCGAGCTCGACGCGATCCGGGCCGAGATCGAGGAGTCGCGGGGCGCCGCCGACGCGGCGTACATCAACCGCCTGATCACGGTGCAGCGCGGGCTGGCGGCCGCCGGCCGGGTGGCGCTGTTCGCGAGCAACCGGACCTCGGCCCGGACCCTCGGCATCTCCCTGCTGGCGCTGGCCAAGATCCTCGAGAACATGGAGATCGGCCACAACGTCATGCACGGCCAGTGGGACTGGATGAACGACCCGGAGATCCACTCCTCGACCTGGGAGTGGGACACCGCGCAGCCGGCCGAGCAGTGGAAGCACTCCCACAACTACGTGCACCACCAGTTCACCAACGTGCTCGGCTACGACAACGACATCGGCTACGGCATCCTGCGCATGGCGAGGGAGCAGAAGTGGCACCCCGCCAACCTCGGACAGCCGCTCTACAACGCGATGCTGGCCACCGCCTTCGAGTGGGGCGTCGCCCTCCACGACCTCGACATCGAGCGGATCCGCAAGGGCGAGAAGGACCCGCAGGAGATGAAGCGGCAGCTGCGGCAGATCGTCCGCAAGGGCCGCAACCAGATCCTCAAGGACTACGTGGTCTACCCGGCCCTGGCGGGACGCCACTGGCGGAGCACCCTGACGGCCAACCTCACCGCCAACGTGATCCGCAACCTGTGGTCCTACGTGATCATCTTCTGCGGCCACTTCCCGGACGGCGCCCTGCACTTCACCGAGGACGAGATCGAGGACGAGACCCGTTCGGAGTGGTACCTGCGGCAGATCCTGGGAGCCGCGAACTTCCGCGGCGGCCCGCTGCTCCACATCCTCAGCGGCAACCTCGGCTTCCAGATCGAGCACCACCTGTACCCCGACCTGCCGAGCAACCGGTACGCCGAGATCTCCGAGCGGGTCCGGGCCCTGTGCGAGAAGTACGACATCCCCTACACCACGGGACCGCTGCACGTGCAGTACTGCCAGGCGCTGCGCACCATCGTCAAGCTGTCGGTGCCCAACGACTGGACGTCGACCGACCAGCCGGACCCGCCCAGCCCGGCGCGGGAGCGGCGCAGGAAGTCCGACGCCGAACGGCCACCGCGCCGCCGGGAGCTGGGCGGCTGGTCGCGCTCGCCACGGCAGCGGGGGGCCGCCTGA
- a CDS encoding HAD family hydrolase, whose protein sequence is MDASEVLAQWSAREPRALLLDFNGTLSDDEHLLQEIFAGIVADRWGGTLTDEDYRTRLLGLSDREIAVRLAHEHGDADEGAVEEMLATRQERYLARTDGGTTVTEAARTLVRELRDAGARTGVVTGAQRVEVEHVLAASGLADAFDVVVCEEDVRAGKPDPEGYLRAAGALGVPVEACLVFEDSGVGVQAARGAGMTVVGVSGGTDPGRLHEADAVVARLGEMPGEPSRGSAGG, encoded by the coding sequence ATGGACGCCTCGGAGGTGCTCGCGCAGTGGTCCGCCCGCGAACCGCGCGCCCTGCTGCTCGACTTCAACGGCACGCTCTCCGACGACGAGCACCTGCTGCAGGAGATCTTCGCGGGGATCGTCGCCGACCGCTGGGGCGGCACCCTCACCGACGAGGACTACCGGACCCGGCTGCTCGGACTGAGCGACCGCGAGATCGCCGTCCGGCTGGCACACGAGCACGGTGATGCCGACGAGGGCGCCGTCGAGGAGATGCTCGCGACCCGGCAGGAGCGCTACCTGGCACGGACCGACGGCGGCACGACCGTCACGGAGGCCGCCCGCACCCTCGTGCGTGAGCTGCGGGACGCGGGTGCGAGGACCGGCGTGGTGACCGGGGCGCAACGCGTCGAGGTCGAGCACGTGCTGGCCGCGAGCGGTCTCGCGGACGCCTTCGACGTGGTGGTCTGCGAGGAGGACGTGCGGGCCGGGAAGCCCGATCCCGAGGGGTACCTGCGTGCGGCCGGCGCCCTCGGCGTACCCGTCGAGGCATGTCTGGTCTTCGAGGACTCAGGTGTCGGCGTCCAGGCGGCCCGAGGAGCAGGGATGACGGTCGTCGGCGTCAGCGGTGGCACGGACCCGGGGCGGTTGCACGAGGCGGACGCCGTGGTCGCGCGGCTCGGCGAGATGCCGGGTGAGCCGTCGCGCGGGTCAGCCGGCGGGTGA
- the msrB gene encoding peptide-methionine (R)-S-oxide reductase MsrB has product MGYDVEKTDAEWREQLSADEYAVLRQAGTERAFTGEYTDTETTGVYRCKACQAKLFESDTKFHSGCGWPSFYQPITDTIEYLEDDSHGMRRTEVRCANCGSHLGHVFPDGYGTPTGDRYCINSISLTLEPADNS; this is encoded by the coding sequence ATGGGCTACGACGTGGAGAAGACCGACGCCGAGTGGCGCGAGCAGCTCTCAGCCGACGAGTACGCCGTGCTGCGCCAGGCCGGCACGGAGCGGGCGTTCACCGGGGAGTACACCGACACCGAGACCACGGGCGTCTACCGCTGCAAGGCGTGCCAGGCGAAGCTCTTCGAGTCCGACACCAAGTTCCACTCCGGCTGCGGCTGGCCGAGCTTCTACCAGCCGATCACCGACACCATCGAGTACCTCGAGGACGACAGCCACGGCATGCGGCGCACCGAGGTCCGCTGCGCCAACTGCGGCTCGCACCTCGGGCACGTCTTCCCCGACGGCTACGGCACCCCCACCGGCGACCGCTACTGCATCAACAGCATCAGCCTGACCCTGGAGCCGGCCGACAACAGCTGA
- the eutH gene encoding ethanolamine utilization protein EutH — translation MAVVGDVVLYVIMAFVVIGAIAAIRDDKKGMGAEFINGLYSIGPIFLPVAGIMASIPYLSKLVEVVVAPVWSAAGADPALAATTLIASDMGGYQLAESVSGSDAAWIMALITGFMAGATIVFSIPVGLAMLDKKDHKYMALGIMSGILAIPIGVLISTATIKLADVQVRGEAATTGPSDVSLDLTWGSILVNLIPVTIFLVVVAVGLKMVPDVMVRIFLTFGRLMDAAIKIVLAVVIVEYFTGFGSRVFGAWGFDPIIADTEDQFRALEVAGYIGIVLAGAFPMVYAIRTYLAGPVAAAGRRLGMSPEGATGVLAAAANILALYHLIAKMPAKDKVMTIAFATCSAFLLGDHLSFTANFQPTLIGPVMLGKLTAGILAMLLALWIAVPSAQRMEREELRDGDGTRRPGGTDEDTAAPTPA, via the coding sequence ATGGCCGTTGTCGGAGACGTCGTCCTCTACGTGATCATGGCGTTCGTCGTGATCGGCGCCATCGCCGCGATCCGCGACGACAAGAAGGGCATGGGCGCGGAGTTCATCAACGGCCTCTACTCGATCGGGCCGATCTTCCTGCCGGTCGCGGGGATCATGGCTTCGATCCCCTACCTGTCGAAGCTGGTGGAGGTCGTCGTCGCCCCGGTGTGGTCCGCCGCCGGTGCCGACCCCGCCCTGGCAGCGACCACGCTGATCGCCTCCGACATGGGCGGCTACCAGCTCGCCGAGTCGGTCTCCGGCTCCGACGCCGCGTGGATCATGGCGTTGATCACCGGCTTCATGGCGGGCGCCACCATCGTCTTCTCGATCCCCGTCGGCCTGGCGATGCTGGACAAGAAGGACCACAAGTACATGGCGCTGGGGATCATGTCCGGGATCCTCGCCATCCCGATCGGCGTCCTGATCAGCACGGCCACGATCAAGCTCGCCGACGTCCAGGTCCGCGGCGAGGCCGCGACCACGGGTCCGAGCGACGTCTCTCTCGACCTCACCTGGGGGTCGATCCTCGTCAACCTGATCCCCGTCACCATCTTCCTGGTGGTCGTCGCCGTCGGGCTCAAGATGGTGCCCGACGTGATGGTCCGGATCTTCCTGACGTTCGGTCGCCTGATGGATGCCGCCATCAAGATCGTGCTGGCGGTGGTGATCGTCGAGTACTTCACCGGCTTCGGCTCCCGGGTCTTCGGCGCCTGGGGCTTCGACCCGATCATCGCCGACACCGAGGACCAGTTCCGGGCGCTTGAGGTCGCCGGCTACATCGGGATCGTGCTGGCCGGCGCGTTCCCGATGGTCTACGCCATCCGCACCTACCTCGCGGGACCGGTCGCGGCCGCAGGCCGTCGGCTCGGGATGAGCCCCGAGGGCGCGACCGGCGTGCTCGCGGCGGCCGCCAACATCCTCGCGCTCTACCACCTGATCGCGAAGATGCCCGCCAAGGACAAGGTCATGACGATCGCCTTCGCCACCTGCTCGGCGTTCCTGCTCGGTGACCACCTCTCCTTCACCGCCAACTTCCAGCCGACGCTGATCGGCCCGGTGATGCTGGGCAAGCTGACCGCCGGCATCCTGGCCATGCTGCTGGCCCTCTGGATCGCGGTCCCCTCCGCACAGCGCATGGAGCGTGAGGAGCTGCGGGACGGCGACGGGACCCGGCGTCCGGGCGGGACCGACGAGGACACCGCCGCCCCCACCCCCGCCTGA
- a CDS encoding GntR family transcriptional regulator, whose translation MRIFDGSEPPFDAISPDDRGTSPAHAWIEQWLEGQVRAGALSPGDRLPPESELAALFAVSRMTLRQALASLEEKLLIQRRRGRGGGTFVREPRVEHDLTGLPGFTEQMRRSAVRPGGIVVSATQEAPPDDVRDALELAAGEAAYRVKKVRLANDEPVALEDTWLPVAAFPELLDEDLSGSLYGLMSSGYGHVPAHALEEVEPAVADEEVAALLDVEPGALLLRVIRTTETADGVRIEFARDLFRADRARLTMTSRISSALAWGAASPAG comes from the coding sequence ATGCGGATCTTCGACGGGTCGGAGCCGCCCTTCGACGCGATCTCGCCCGACGACCGGGGCACCAGCCCGGCCCACGCCTGGATCGAGCAGTGGCTCGAGGGGCAGGTGCGGGCCGGTGCGCTCTCCCCCGGCGACCGGCTGCCGCCCGAGAGCGAGCTGGCGGCACTCTTCGCCGTCAGCCGGATGACGCTGCGCCAGGCTCTCGCGTCGTTGGAGGAGAAGCTGCTCATCCAGCGTCGGCGTGGTCGCGGTGGCGGCACCTTCGTCCGTGAGCCCCGCGTCGAGCACGACCTCACGGGGCTGCCCGGCTTCACCGAGCAGATGCGCCGCTCGGCGGTCCGCCCCGGCGGCATCGTCGTCTCGGCCACGCAGGAGGCGCCGCCGGACGACGTGCGTGACGCGCTCGAGTTGGCGGCCGGCGAGGCGGCGTACCGCGTGAAGAAGGTGCGGCTGGCCAACGACGAGCCGGTCGCGCTGGAGGACACCTGGCTGCCCGTCGCCGCCTTCCCCGAGCTGCTCGACGAGGACCTCAGCGGGTCCCTCTACGGGCTGATGAGCAGCGGCTACGGACACGTGCCCGCACACGCGCTGGAGGAGGTCGAGCCAGCCGTGGCCGACGAGGAGGTGGCGGCGCTGCTCGACGTCGAGCCCGGTGCGCTGCTGCTCCGCGTCATCCGGACGACCGAGACCGCGGACGGCGTGCGCATCGAGTTCGCCCGCGACCTCTTCCGCGCCGACCGGGCCCGCCTCACCATGACCAGCCGGATCTCCAGCGCCCTCGCATGGGGCGCGGCCTCACCCGCCGGCTGA
- a CDS encoding ferredoxin reductase: MTTTIPWQRVRQVGSKLTTPLHPDDYLRLLNPLWTARELRGRVERVIPETEDAATLVIRPGWGWRWDHRPGQYVGIGIPVDGRFQWRSYSVSSPSQRRGRTISITVRAMPEGLLSSHLVNGVAPGTIVRLAAPEGDFVMPDPPPARVLFLVGGSGITPVMAMLRTLHRRRTMPDVVLHYSSPTPERMIFRDELARLEEEHTGLTVHRLHTDTDGLLDPADLDTICPDWRDRETWACGPGPMLDAITGHFEANRLADRLHLERFSLELGGDGGEGGTITFRNSGRSVEADGATTVLEAGEEAGIGMPYGCRMGICHTCTLTLVSGRVRDLRSGDEYSQPNEQVQTCITAAVGDCTLDI, from the coding sequence GTGACCACCACGATCCCCTGGCAACGGGTCCGGCAGGTCGGGTCGAAGCTCACGACACCGCTGCACCCCGACGACTACCTGCGGCTGCTGAACCCGTTGTGGACGGCGCGGGAGCTGCGCGGCCGCGTGGAACGGGTCATCCCCGAGACCGAGGACGCCGCGACCCTGGTGATCCGGCCCGGGTGGGGCTGGCGGTGGGACCACCGCCCCGGGCAGTACGTCGGCATCGGCATCCCCGTCGACGGCCGCTTCCAGTGGCGCTCCTACTCGGTGAGCTCGCCGTCCCAGCGGCGCGGGCGCACCATCAGCATCACGGTCCGGGCGATGCCCGAGGGGCTGCTCTCCTCGCACCTGGTCAACGGTGTGGCGCCGGGCACCATCGTGCGGCTGGCCGCCCCCGAGGGCGACTTCGTGATGCCGGACCCACCGCCGGCACGGGTGCTGTTCCTGGTGGGCGGCTCCGGCATCACGCCCGTGATGGCCATGCTGCGGACGCTCCACCGGCGCCGGACGATGCCCGACGTGGTGCTCCACTACTCCTCACCGACACCGGAGCGGATGATCTTCCGCGACGAGCTCGCCCGGCTGGAGGAGGAGCACACCGGGCTCACGGTCCACCGGCTCCACACCGACACCGACGGCCTGCTCGACCCGGCCGACCTCGACACGATCTGCCCCGACTGGCGCGACCGGGAGACCTGGGCCTGCGGACCGGGGCCGATGCTCGACGCGATCACCGGGCACTTCGAGGCCAACCGGCTCGCCGACCGGCTCCACCTCGAGCGGTTCTCGCTCGAGCTGGGGGGCGACGGCGGCGAGGGCGGCACCATCACCTTCCGCAACTCCGGCCGGAGCGTGGAGGCCGACGGCGCGACCACGGTCCTCGAGGCCGGCGAGGAGGCCGGCATCGGCATGCCCTACGGCTGCCGGATGGGGATCTGCCACACCTGCACGCTCACCCTCGTCAGCGGCCGGGTCCGCGACCTGCGCAGCGGTGACGAGTACAGCCAACCCAACGAACAGGTGCAGACCTGCATCACCGCCGCGGTGGGCGACTGCACCCTCGACATCTGA
- a CDS encoding DUF664 domain-containing protein — MTEPGREDGAGPARWADYLDWVRGELVAGVLGLPPEQQRTTRVPSGWTPIELLSHVLHMEQRWFVWGFLGEPVAEPWGDWNVEEPWADDDSGTVRDRARWVVADEVTADHLAAQVEAVGRRTREVVLGHALDDTAARGGRFADDPPTLEWICFHVLAEYARHAGHLDIVVELAHADGD; from the coding sequence GTGACCGAGCCTGGTCGTGAGGACGGGGCGGGTCCGGCCCGGTGGGCGGACTACCTCGACTGGGTGCGGGGAGAGCTCGTCGCCGGTGTGCTCGGGCTCCCGCCCGAGCAGCAGCGCACCACGCGGGTGCCGAGCGGGTGGACGCCGATCGAGCTGCTGTCGCACGTGCTCCACATGGAGCAGCGCTGGTTCGTCTGGGGCTTCCTGGGTGAGCCGGTGGCCGAGCCGTGGGGTGACTGGAACGTCGAGGAGCCCTGGGCCGACGACGACTCCGGCACGGTCCGCGACCGGGCCCGCTGGGTCGTCGCGGACGAGGTGACGGCGGATCACCTGGCCGCGCAGGTCGAGGCGGTCGGCAGGCGGACGCGGGAGGTGGTGCTGGGCCACGCGCTCGACGACACCGCGGCACGGGGCGGGAGGTTCGCGGACGACCCGCCGACCCTGGAGTGGATCTGCTTCCACGTGCTCGCGGAGTACGCGCGGCATGCCGGCCACCTCGACATCGTGGTCGAGCTGGCTCACGCCGACGGCGACTGA
- a CDS encoding lamin tail domain-containing protein, translating to MTRLSPLAAAFAVAIGTALVAVPTTTAVATSSDVVISEVYGGGGNSGAPYRNDFVELRNLGSSTVSLAGWSVQYASASGSSWSNKTALSGSIAPGATYLVQLAGGSTGAALPTPQATGTTNMSATSGKVALVTNNTNLPCGSNCDTHASVRDFVGYGSANDFETAKAPSGSNTTSLTRAGADTDHNGNDFAAVAPTPGAASGGGGTPGGCTGTRIHDVQKASHTGQTGSVTGLAGIVVATSATGFWMQDTDACADADPATSEGILVYTSTAPTVVVGDAVEVGGTVTEYRSGGASSDNLTITEVTSPTVTKTGSGQPLPTATVVGSGGRVPPASVIDDDATGNVETSGTFDAATDGIDFWESMEGMRVTVNAPQVVGATNKYGETAVVPNGSGVRTPRGGILVSATDFNPERVLLDDVLSAAPQAKVGDTLGASVTGVLDYSFSNFKLLPTATPAVVAGTLTPEVTTAAPAGTLATATFNVENLDPSDPQSKFDGLAQQIVTNLQSPDLIALEEVQDNSGSTNNGVVSASTTYGKLISAISAAGGPSYSYRQIDPSDGADGGEPGGNIRVAFLFRTDRGLAFVDRGTATATTATTVTGSGASTALSHSPGRVDPQNTAWASTRKPLVGEFTWNGKKVFAIANHFSSKGGDDPLFGKVQPPVNSSEPKRHDQAGVVRGFVDQLLAADPNARVVVLGDINDFEFSRTTDILVGSGATSLTSLPRTLPANERYSYVYQGNSQVLDQILASASLAGSAAYDIVHVNAEFQNPLSDHDPSVARFTF from the coding sequence GTGACCAGACTCTCTCCCCTCGCCGCGGCGTTCGCCGTGGCCATCGGCACCGCCCTCGTGGCGGTTCCGACCACCACCGCAGTGGCGACGTCGTCCGACGTCGTGATCAGCGAGGTCTACGGAGGTGGCGGCAACTCCGGCGCCCCCTACCGCAACGACTTCGTGGAGCTGCGCAACCTCGGCAGCAGCACGGTCAGCCTCGCGGGCTGGAGCGTGCAGTACGCCTCCGCCAGCGGCTCGTCGTGGAGCAACAAGACCGCGCTCAGCGGCTCGATCGCGCCGGGCGCGACGTACCTCGTCCAGCTCGCCGGCGGCAGCACCGGTGCCGCGCTGCCGACGCCCCAGGCGACCGGCACCACCAACATGAGCGCGACCAGCGGCAAGGTCGCCCTGGTCACGAACAACACCAACCTGCCGTGCGGCAGCAACTGCGACACCCACGCCTCGGTGAGGGACTTCGTCGGCTACGGGTCCGCCAACGACTTCGAGACCGCCAAGGCGCCGTCGGGCAGCAACACGACGTCGCTGACCCGCGCCGGCGCGGACACCGACCACAACGGCAACGACTTCGCGGCCGTCGCCCCCACCCCGGGCGCCGCGAGCGGCGGGGGCGGCACGCCGGGCGGCTGCACCGGCACCCGGATCCACGACGTCCAGAAGGCCTCCCACACCGGCCAGACCGGCTCGGTGACCGGCCTCGCCGGCATCGTCGTCGCCACCTCCGCGACCGGGTTCTGGATGCAGGACACCGACGCCTGCGCCGACGCCGACCCGGCCACGAGCGAGGGCATCCTCGTCTACACCTCCACCGCCCCGACCGTCGTCGTCGGCGACGCCGTCGAGGTCGGCGGCACCGTCACCGAGTACCGCTCCGGCGGCGCGAGCAGCGACAACCTCACCATCACCGAGGTCACCAGCCCCACGGTCACGAAGACCGGGAGCGGCCAGCCGCTACCCACCGCCACGGTCGTCGGCTCCGGCGGGCGGGTGCCGCCTGCCTCGGTCATCGACGACGACGCCACCGGCAACGTCGAGACCTCCGGCACCTTCGACGCCGCCACCGACGGCATCGACTTCTGGGAGTCGATGGAGGGCATGCGCGTCACCGTCAACGCGCCTCAGGTCGTCGGCGCGACCAACAAGTACGGCGAGACCGCGGTCGTCCCGAACGGCTCCGGCGTCCGCACGCCGCGCGGCGGCATCCTGGTCTCGGCGACCGACTTCAACCCCGAGCGTGTCTTGCTCGACGACGTTCTGTCGGCAGCCCCGCAGGCGAAGGTCGGCGACACCCTCGGCGCCTCGGTGACCGGCGTCCTCGACTACTCGTTCAGCAATTTCAAGCTGCTGCCGACCGCCACCCCGGCGGTCGTCGCCGGGACGCTCACCCCCGAGGTGACCACCGCGGCCCCGGCGGGCACCCTCGCCACCGCCACCTTCAACGTCGAGAACCTCGACCCCAGCGACCCGCAGTCGAAGTTCGACGGGCTGGCCCAGCAGATCGTCACGAACCTGCAGTCGCCCGACCTGATCGCGCTCGAGGAGGTGCAGGACAACAGCGGGTCCACCAACAACGGCGTCGTCTCGGCCTCCACCACCTACGGCAAGCTGATCTCGGCCATCTCGGCCGCGGGTGGTCCGTCGTACAGCTACCGACAGATCGACCCCTCCGACGGCGCCGACGGCGGCGAGCCCGGCGGCAACATCCGCGTCGCGTTCCTCTTCCGCACCGACCGCGGCCTCGCCTTCGTCGACCGCGGCACGGCGACGGCGACCACCGCCACCACCGTCACCGGGAGCGGCGCGAGCACGGCACTGAGCCACTCGCCGGGCCGCGTCGACCCGCAGAACACGGCGTGGGCCTCGACCCGGAAGCCGCTGGTCGGCGAGTTCACCTGGAACGGCAAGAAGGTCTTCGCGATCGCCAACCACTTCAGCAGCAAGGGCGGAGACGACCCGCTCTTCGGCAAGGTGCAACCGCCGGTCAACAGCTCCGAGCCCAAGCGCCACGACCAGGCCGGCGTCGTCCGCGGCTTCGTGGACCAGCTGCTGGCGGCAGACCCGAACGCCCGGGTCGTCGTCCTCGGTGACATCAACGACTTCGAGTTCAGCCGGACCACCGACATCCTCGTCGGCTCCGGCGCGACGTCGCTGACCAGCCTGCCGCGCACGTTGCCGGCGAACGAGAGGTACAGCTACGTCTACCAGGGCAACAGCCAGGTGCTCGACCAGATCCTGGCCTCGGCCTCGCTGGCCGGAAGTGCGGCGTACGACATCGTCCACGTCAACGCCGAGTTCCAGAACCCGCTCAGCGACCACGACCCCTCGGTCGCCCGCTTCACGTTCTGA